A genomic segment from Conger conger chromosome 2, fConCon1.1, whole genome shotgun sequence encodes:
- the LOC133112065 gene encoding deleted in malignant brain tumors 1 protein-like isoform X5 yields MVISGAALLLLLLSAILTNGPASAQVASGQVRLVNGEGQCSGRVEIYNDGQWGTVCDDTWDLNDAEVVCRQVGCGSAQAAPGSAHSGQGSGPIWLDDVSCSGSESSLSQCQHSGFGSHNCGHHEDASVVCSAGAQVRLVNGEGQCSGRVEIYNDGEWGTVCDDSWDLNDAEVVCRQVGCGSAQAAPGSAHSGQGSGPIWLDDVSCSGSESSLSQCQHSGFGSHNCIHQEDAAVVCSAGAQVRLVNGEGQCSGRVEIYNDGEWGTVCDDSWDLNDAEVVCRQVGCGSAQAAPGSAHSGQGSGPIWLDDVSCSGNESSLSQCQHSGFGSHNCIHQEDAAVVCSAGAQVRLVGGDDQCSGRVEIYNDGQWGTVCDDSWDLNDAEVVCRQVGCGSAQAAPGSAHSGQGSGPIWLDDVSCSGSESSLSQCQHSGFGSHNCGHHEDAAVVCSAGAQVRLVNGEGQCSGRVEIYNDGEWGTVCDDSWDLNDAEVVCRQVGCGSAQAAPGSAHSGQGSGPIWLDDVSCSGNESSLSQCQHSGFGSHNCIHQEDAAVVCSAGAQVRLVGGDDQCSGRVEIYNDGQWGTVCDDSWDLNDAEVVCRQVGCSSAQAAPGSAHSGQGSGPIWLDDVRCSGSESSLSQCQHSGFGSHNCGHHEDAAVVCSAGAQVRLVNGEGQCSGRVEIYNDGEWGTVCDDSWDLNDAEVVCRQVGCGSAQAAPGSAHSGQGSGPIWLDDVRCSGNESSLSQCQHSGFGSHNCIHQEDAAVVCSAGAQVRLVGGDDQCSGRVEIYNDGQWGTVCDDSWDLNDAEVVCRQVGCGSAQAAPGSAHSGQGSGPIWLDDVSCSGSESSLSQCQHSGFGSHNCGHHEDAAVVCSAGAQVRLVNGEGQCSGRVEIYNDGEWGTVCDDSWDLNDAEVVCRQVGCGSAQAAPGSAHSGQGSGPIWLDDVSCSGSESSLSQCQHSGFGSHNCGHHEDAAVVCSAGAQVRLVGGDDQCSGRVEIYNDGQWGTVCDDSWDLNDAEVVCRQVGCGSAQAAPGSAHSGQGSGPIWLDDVSCSGSESSLSQCQHSGFGSHNCGHHEDAAVVCSAGAQVRLVNGEGQCSGRVEIYNDGEWGTVCDDFWDLNDAEVVCRQVGCGSAQAAPGSAHSGQGSGPIWLDDVSCSGSESSLSQCQHSGFGSHNCIHQEDAAVVCSAGAQVRLVNGYDQCSGRVEIYNDGEWGTVCDDSWDLNDAEVVCRQVGCGSAQAAPGSAHSGQGSGPIWLDDVSCSGSESSLSQCQHPGFGIHDCGHHEDVAVVCSGDMAG; encoded by the exons ATGGTGATCTCAGGAGCTGCACTATTACTCCTATTGCTGTCGGCCATTTTAACTAATGGCCCAG CCAGTGCCCAGGTTGCCAGTGGCCAGGTCAGACTGGTGAATGGAGAGGGTCAGTGCTCTGGCAGGGTGGAGATCTACAAtgatggccagtggggaacagtgtgtgatgacacCTGGGACCTAAAcgatgctgaggtggtgtgtagacaggtgggctgtggcagtgctcaggctgctccaggcagtgcccactctggacagggcagcggaccaatctggttggatgatgtgagctgttctggaagtgAATCCTCCCTGTCACAGTGCCAGCACTCTGGGTTTGGGTCTCACAACTGTGGTCATCATGAAGATGCTTCGGTGGTTTGCTCtg CCGGTGCCCAAGTCAGACTGGTGAATGGAGAGGGTCAGTGCTCTGGCAGGGTGGAGATCTACAATGATGGCGagtggggaacagtgtgtgatgactcctgggacctaaacgatgctgaggtggtgtgtagacaggtgggctgtggcagtgctcaggctgctccaggcagtgcccactctggacagggcagcgggcccatctggttggatgatgtgagctgttctggaagtgAATCCTCCCTGTCACAGTGCCAGCACTCTGGGTTTGGGTCTCACAACTGTATTCACCAGGAAGATGCTGCTGTGGTTTGCTCtg CCGGTGCCCAAGTCAGACTGGTGAATGGAGAGGGTCAGTGCTCTGGCAGGGTGGAGATCTACAATGATGGCGagtggggaacagtgtgtgatgactcctgggacctaaacgatgctgaggtggtgtgtagacaggtgggctgtggcagtgctcaggctgctccaggcagtgcccactctggacagggcagcgggcccatctggttggatgatgtgagctgttctggaaacGAATCCTCCCTGTCACAGTGCCAGCACTCTGGGTTTGGGTCTCACAATTGTATTCACCAGGAAGATGCTGCTGTGGTTTGCTCtg CCGGTGCCCAGGTCAGACTGGTGGGTGGAGATGAtcagtgctctggcagagtagagatctacaatgatggccagtggggaacagtgtgtgatgactcctgggacctaaacgatgctgaggtggtgtgtagacaggtgggctgtggcagtgctcaggctgctccaggcagtgcccactctggacagggcagcgggcccatctggttggatgatgtgagctgttctggaagtgAATCCTCCCTGTCACAGTGCCAGCACTCTGGGTTTGGGTCTCACAACTGTGGTCATCATGAAGATGCTGCGGTGGTTTGCTCTG CCGGTGCCCAAGTCAGACTGGTGAATGGAGAGGGTCAGTGCTCTGGCAGGGTGGAGATCTACAATGATGGCGagtggggaacagtgtgtgatgactcctgggacctaaacgatgctgaggtggtgtgtagacaggtgggctgtggcagtgctcaggctgctccaggcagtgcccactctggacagggcagcgggcccatctggttggatgatgtgagctgttctggaaacGAATCCTCCCTGTCACAGTGCCAGCACTCTGGGTTTGGGTCTCACAATTGTATTCACCAGGAAGATGCTGCTGTGGTTTGCTCtg CCGGTGCCCAGGTCAGACTGGTGGGTGGAGATGAtcagtgctctggcagagtagagatctacaatgatggccagtggggaacagtgtgtgatgactcctgggacctaaacgatgctgaggtggtgtgtagacaggtgggctgtagcagtgctcaggctgctccaggcagtgcccactctggacagggcagcgggcccatctggttggatgatgtgaggTGTTCTGGAAGTGAATCCTCCCTGTCACAGTGCCAGCACTCTGGGTTTGGGTCTCACAACTGTGGTCATCATGAAGATGCTGCGGTGGTTTGCTCTG CCGGTGCCCAAGTCAGACTGGTGAATGGAGAGGGTCAGTGCTCTGGTAGGGTGGAGATCTACAATGATGGCGagtggggaacagtgtgtgatgactcctgggacctaaacgatgctgaggtggtgtgtagacaggtgggctgtggcagtgctcaggctgctccaggcagtgcccactctggacagggcagcgggcccatctggttggatgatgtgaggTGTTCTGGAAACGAATCCTCCCTGTCACAGTGCCAGCACTCTGGGTTTGGGTCTCACAACTGTATTCACCAGGAAGATGCTGCTGTGGTTTGCTCtg CCGGTGCCCAGGTCAGACTGGTGGGTGGAGATGAtcagtgctctggcagagtagagatctacaatgatggccagtggggaacagtgtgtgatgactcctgggacctaaacgatgctgaggtggtgtgtagacaggtgggctgtggcagtgctcaggctgctccaggcagtgcccactctggacagggcagcgggcccatctggttggatgatgtgagctgttctggaagtgAATCCTCCCTGTCACAGTGCCAGCACTCTGGGTTTGGGTCTCACAACTGTGGACATCATGAAGATGCTGCGGTGGTTTGCTCtg CCGGTGCCCAAGTCAGACTGGTGAATGGAGAGGGTCAGTGCTCTGGCAGGGTGGAGATCTACAATGATGGCGagtggggaacagtgtgtgatgactcctgggacctaaacgatgctgaggtggtgtgtagacaggttggctgtggcagtgctcaggctgctccaggcagtgcccactctggacagggcagcgggcccatctggttggatgatgtgagctgttctggaagtgAATCCTCCCTGTCACAGTGCCAGCACTCTGGGTTTGGGTCTCACAACTGTGGACATCATGAAGATGCTGCGGTGGTTTGCTCtg CCGGTGCCCAGGTCAGACTGGTGGGTGGAGATGAtcagtgctctggcagagtagagatctacaatgatggccagtggggaacagtgtgtgatgactcctgggaccttaacgatgctgaggtggtgtgtagacaggtgggctgtggcagtgctcaggctgctccaggcagtgcccactctggacagggcagcgggcccatctggttggatgatgtgagctgttctggaagtgAATCCTCCCTGTCACAGTGCCAGCACTCTGGGTTTGGGTCTCACAACTGTGGTCATCATGAAGATGCTGCGGTGGTTTGCTCTG CCGGTGCCCAAGTCAGACTGGTGAATGGAGAGGGTCAGTGCTCTGGCAGGGTGGAGATCTACAATGATGGCGagtggggaacagtgtgtgatgacttCTGGGACCTAAACgacgctgaggtggtgtgtagacaggtgggctgtggcagtgctcaggctgctccaggcagtgcccactctggacagggcagcgggcccatctggttggatgatgtgagctgttctggaagtgAATCCTCCCTGTCACAGTGCCAGCACTCTGGGTTTGGGTCTCACAACTGTATTCACCAGGAAGATGCTGCGGTGGTTTGCTCTG CCGGTGCCCAGGTCAGACTGGTGAATGGATATGAtcagtgctctggcagagtagagatctacaatgatggcgagtggggaacagtgtgtgatgactcctgggacctaaacgatgctgaggtggtgtgtagacaggtgggctgtggcagtgctcaggctgctccaggcagtgcccactctggacagggcagcgggcccatctggttggatgatgtgagctgttctggaagtgAATCGTCCCTGTCACAGTGCCAGCACCCTGGGTTTGGGATACATGACTGTGGTCATCATGAAGATGTTGCGGTGGTTTGCTCtg GGGACATGGCAGGCTGA